The following DNA comes from Maledivibacter sp..
AGAATGTAGAAATTTTTGAATACACACCACTTCAGGTGAAGCAAGGAGTGGTTGGCTATGGTAGGGCGGAAAAGAAACAGGTACAGATAATGGTAAAAACCTTTCTAAACCTTAAGTCAGTACCAAAACCCGATGATGTAGCCGATGCGCTGGCAGTTGCCATCTGCCATGCCCATACCGGTAGAATGGGTAACATTTTTAAATGTTAGAACTTTAAACTAAACTAACGAGGTGAGATAATTGATAGATTTTATTAAGGGAAAATTAGATTATATTGGAGAAGATCATGTTGTAATAGAAAATAATTCAATAGGTTATAAAATATATACTTCTGCTTATACGGTTTCTGACTTGAACGGAAAAAGCGGAGATGCTATAGTATATACTCAGATGATTGTTAGGGAAGATGATATAAGACTATGTGGGTTTAGCTGTAGAGCTGAACTAAAGGTCTTTGATTTACTTAGGACAGTTAAAGGGGTAGGAACCAAGGTGGCCTTGGGTGTCCTATCTTCTATTCCATATGGACAATTAGTCAATGTTTTAATGGCTGGGGATGTGACAAGCTTAACACGGGCTCCTGGAATAGGTAAAAAAACTGCTCAACGGATTGTTTTAGAGCTTAAGGATAAAGTTAATAAAGTCGATGAATTTAAAACATTGGATTCTGTTGAATTTGACAATAATATAATAAATATTACTTCAGATAATGACGAAGTCATTGAAGCTCTTGTGTCATTAGGGTATAGTAGAGTAGAGGCACAGAAAGTGCTTGGAAAAATAGATAGTAGTCTTCCAATTGAGGAAAAGATAAAGCAGTCATTGAAGCTGTTAGTTAAATAGGAAGGATGATGGATTGAAATGAGTAATGGATTAGATGATAATAGAATAGTAACCCCTACTCTCAAGGAAGATGATAATGAAGTAGAAGGCAGCCTAAGACCCAAAAACTTAAAGGAATATATTGGACAAGATAAGGTTAAAAATAAGCTTAATATTTTTATAGATGCCGCAAAGATGAGGGGGGAAGCCCTAGATCATGTACTATTATATGGGCCTCCTGGGCTTGGGAAAACAACCTTGTCTAATATTATTGCCAATGAAATGGGGGTAAATATAAGGATAACCTCTGGGCCGGCAATTGAACGCCCTGGGGACTTAGCGGCTATACTGACAAATCTAATGGAGAACGATGTTTTATTTATAGATGAGATACATAGACTCAGCCGCAGCGTTGAAGAAGTGCTTTATCCTTCTATGGAGGATTATGCTTTAGATATTATTATTGGTAAAGGACCAAGTGCTAGATCGGTAAGGATTGAATTACCAAAGTTTACTTTGATAGGAGCTACAACAAGGGCTGGAATGTTGACATCTCCACTTAGAGATAGATTTGGGGTTATTTGTAAATTGGATCTTTATAAAAATAAGGATTTAAAAACTATTGTACTAAGATCAGCTAATCTTCTTAATGTGCCTATTAGTGATGAAGCAGCATTGGAAATAGCAAAAAGAAGTAGAGGAACACCTAGAATTGTTAATAGATTACTAAAAAGGGTTAGAGATTTTGCACAGGTTGTTGGTGACGGAGAAATAACCATTGAAGTGGCAAGGAAAGCTTTAAAAATGTTAGAGGTCGATGATCTTGGACTTGATGGAGTTGATAGAAAAATACTAACAACAATAATACAAAACTTTGACGGAGGACCAGTTGGACTAGATACATTAGCGGCTTCAACTGGTGAGGAGAAAAATACCGTGGAAGATGTCATTGAACCATTTTTATTGCAATTAGGTTTTATTAATAGAACTCCTAGGGGAAGGGTAGTAACTAAAAAGGGCTATGAGCATATGGGATTAGACTTTCATCAAAAAGATGGAGATGAAAAGCTATGGGATCTATTGGAAGATTAATTATATATCTTGGTATTACCCTTATAATAATAGGAGTAATAATCATACTAGGGAGCAAAATAGGGCTTGGACGCTTGCCTGGAGATATCTTCATTAAGAAAGGTAATATGACTTTTTATTTTCCTATACTAACATGTATCATTATTAGTGTTCTCTTAACTACAATATTAAATTTATTCTTTAAGAGATAAGGGGCCTTCAAAAAATAAACTAGTCATTTTACTCGTCCTTTTGATTCTTTTCGTACATCTAACTTGTTTAGTTTTTTCATATGCATAAATACTATAAAAGGGGAGTCAAGATGAAAAAAAGAGTATATGTCTTGTGCGGTTTAATATTAATCTTAATTTTTAGCACAATCGTTTCATGGGGTATTGATAAGGATAGTATACCTAGTTTAGTTAAGATTGGTCTTAGATATGGTGAAGGATCTGCGTCTGTAGTAAATCTTAAGTCTATTAGTGGATTTGACTTTGGATATTATGATGATAATGAATTCTGTACCTTATTCGATCTTATGGACGAAGAGAAGCTTATTATTAAAAGGGATGAGTACTTTAAGATACAGGTAGGGGATAGTTTTTCATCTAAAGAAGAAATGGAAGGCTTTATAGATTCTTTGGGGGACTTAGGTTGTTATCCAGTATATGATAGGGGCTGGAAGGTATGGATAGGTCTATTTACTACAAAGGAACAAGCAGAAGAATTCGCAGGTGGAAATGGAAATATCAGTAATAAAAAACTGCAAGTTGTAAATCCTAATAATGGATGTGTTGTAGTTTCAGACAAAAGAGGAAAAAACATCTTTATGTATAATTGTTCCGAAAGAGAATATAATTTTAGACCCGTCCTTGATAAAGATGGAAATGAGTTAATATCCCTTGATGACAAGAAATATCGTGGAGGTATAATTGTTAAAAGGTTCCCGGAGAGTGATATGACTATCATAAATAATATAAGCTTAGAGGATTATCTTTATGGAGTTCTTCCAAGGGAAATGTCGGGGGATTGGCCGATGGAGGCATTGAAAGCTCAAGCTGTTGCAGCACGTACCTACGCGATTGCAACTATACATAAGCATGAAGATTTGGGTTTCAATTTATGTAGTACTACTAATTGTCAAGTATATGGAGGCTACGATGTTGAAAAGCCAAGAAGTAATATGGCGGTTGACGAAACGGCTGGGGAAGTGTTAATCTATGATGGTAAAATAATAAGTCCCTTTTATCATTCCAATAGTGGGGGACACACAGAAGATAGTGAAAATGTTTGGAGTATTAAGTTGCCATATATTAGAGGAGTTGAGGACGAATTTTCTTTAGGGGCTCCAAATAGCAATTGGACAAAGAGTTATACTGTAAAAGAAGTAAAAAATATATTGAATTCCGCTGGACTTACTATAGGAGATATAAGGGCAATGTATTCAGAAGGGCGTTCAAAGAGCGGTAGAGTGCTAAGCTTAAAGATAAGTGATGGTTCGAGGGAAATAGATTTAGCAAAGGGAAAGACTAGATCAATATTTGGTCCTAGGGCCATAAAAAGTATGAATTTTAATATTAGTTCAGATGTGGACTTTTTTATAAAATCAGCTGACTTTGATAGTATTACTACGAAACCAATGAGTAGTGTTACTATATTATCAGCGGATAAGTCTATAAAAACCTCGCCAGATGAGAACTATAAAGTATTTAATGGGGATGATTATATAACATCTTCTGGAGTTCCTACAAAATACATATTTAGTGGTATAGGATATGGTCATGGATTGGGTATGAGTCAATGGGGAGCAAAAAAAATGGCTGAATTGGGATATATCTATGAAGATATATTAAAGCACTATTATAGTGGTACAATGATATATAAATAGCAATATATAGATTATATTTTATTCCTTAAAATTGCCTTAAAACATTGGCTATTTAATAAAATAATAGGAGTTATGACAATGAAGACAAGTGATTTTTATTTTGATTTACCCGAGGAGCTAATTGCTCAGGTACCTTTAGAAGTAAGGGATGAATCTAGACTTATGGTACTTAACAAAGAAAATGGAGATATAAAGCATAAAACCTTTGCCGATATTTTAGATTATCTAAGGGAAGGCGATTGCTTAGTTCTAAATGACACAAGGGTCATACCTGCAAGGCTTTTTGGTGTAAAGGATACTGGAGCAAATGTTGAATTCTTACTTTTGAAGAGAGTAGATAAAAATAAATGGCAAACCCTGGTTAAACCTGGTAAAAGGGCCAAGCTGGGCTCTAAGTTCTCCTTTGGTAATAATAATGAATTGACAGGAGAAATCGTTGATTTAGCTGAAGAGGGAACAAGGATAATAGAATTTACATATGATGGAATATTTGAAGAGGTGCTGGATAAGCTGGGGAATATGCCCCTTCCACCATATATAACCGAGACCTTAAATGATAGAGAGCGATATCAAACGGTGTACTCAAAACACAGTGGATCTGCTGCT
Coding sequences within:
- a CDS encoding DUF2905 domain-containing protein; amino-acid sequence: MGSIGRLIIYLGITLIIIGVIIILGSKIGLGRLPGDIFIKKGNMTFYFPILTCIIISVLLTTILNLFFKR
- a CDS encoding SpoIID/LytB domain-containing protein; the protein is MKKRVYVLCGLILILIFSTIVSWGIDKDSIPSLVKIGLRYGEGSASVVNLKSISGFDFGYYDDNEFCTLFDLMDEEKLIIKRDEYFKIQVGDSFSSKEEMEGFIDSLGDLGCYPVYDRGWKVWIGLFTTKEQAEEFAGGNGNISNKKLQVVNPNNGCVVVSDKRGKNIFMYNCSEREYNFRPVLDKDGNELISLDDKKYRGGIIVKRFPESDMTIINNISLEDYLYGVLPREMSGDWPMEALKAQAVAARTYAIATIHKHEDLGFNLCSTTNCQVYGGYDVEKPRSNMAVDETAGEVLIYDGKIISPFYHSNSGGHTEDSENVWSIKLPYIRGVEDEFSLGAPNSNWTKSYTVKEVKNILNSAGLTIGDIRAMYSEGRSKSGRVLSLKISDGSREIDLAKGKTRSIFGPRAIKSMNFNISSDVDFFIKSADFDSITTKPMSSVTILSADKSIKTSPDENYKVFNGDDYITSSGVPTKYIFSGIGYGHGLGMSQWGAKKMAELGYIYEDILKHYYSGTMIYK
- the ruvB gene encoding Holliday junction branch migration DNA helicase RuvB — its product is MSNGLDDNRIVTPTLKEDDNEVEGSLRPKNLKEYIGQDKVKNKLNIFIDAAKMRGEALDHVLLYGPPGLGKTTLSNIIANEMGVNIRITSGPAIERPGDLAAILTNLMENDVLFIDEIHRLSRSVEEVLYPSMEDYALDIIIGKGPSARSVRIELPKFTLIGATTRAGMLTSPLRDRFGVICKLDLYKNKDLKTIVLRSANLLNVPISDEAALEIAKRSRGTPRIVNRLLKRVRDFAQVVGDGEITIEVARKALKMLEVDDLGLDGVDRKILTTIIQNFDGGPVGLDTLAASTGEEKNTVEDVIEPFLLQLGFINRTPRGRVVTKKGYEHMGLDFHQKDGDEKLWDLLED
- the ruvA gene encoding Holliday junction branch migration protein RuvA, yielding MIDFIKGKLDYIGEDHVVIENNSIGYKIYTSAYTVSDLNGKSGDAIVYTQMIVREDDIRLCGFSCRAELKVFDLLRTVKGVGTKVALGVLSSIPYGQLVNVLMAGDVTSLTRAPGIGKKTAQRIVLELKDKVNKVDEFKTLDSVEFDNNIINITSDNDEVIEALVSLGYSRVEAQKVLGKIDSSLPIEEKIKQSLKLLVK
- the queA gene encoding tRNA preQ1(34) S-adenosylmethionine ribosyltransferase-isomerase QueA, with amino-acid sequence MKTSDFYFDLPEELIAQVPLEVRDESRLMVLNKENGDIKHKTFADILDYLREGDCLVLNDTRVIPARLFGVKDTGANVEFLLLKRVDKNKWQTLVKPGKRAKLGSKFSFGNNNELTGEIVDLAEEGTRIIEFTYDGIFEEVLDKLGNMPLPPYITETLNDRERYQTVYSKHSGSAAAPTAGLHFTEELLDKIQKKGIKIAYVTLHVGLGTFRPVKVDNVLEHKMHSEFYMVSKEAAELINATKQNGGRIISVGTTATRTLETVASNEGLMKEGNGWTDIFIYPGYEFKIIDGLLTNFHLPESTLIMLVSSLSSRENVLNAYNEAVKERYRFFSFGDAMLVI